A single region of the Lotus japonicus ecotype B-129 chromosome 4, LjGifu_v1.2 genome encodes:
- the LOC130715082 gene encoding B-box zinc finger protein 18-like encodes MRTLCDACESAAAIVFCAADEAALCSACDEKVHMCNKLASRHVRVSLASPSDVPRCDICENAPAFFYCETDGTSLCLQCDIIVHVGGKRTHGRYLLFRQRIEFPGDKPGHAESPVSHPLNPGGTKRGANPLPQMKLGEIQQNHRMVPSSEADAMRETKMIDLNMKPHKIDEQTSNNQP; translated from the exons ATGCGAACTCTTTGTGACGCTTGTGAGAGCGCCGCTGCTATTGTTTTTTGCGCTGCGGATGAGGCTGCGCTATGCAGTGCCTGTGATGAGAAG GTTCACATGTGTAATAAGCTAGCTAGCCGGCATGTAAGGGTTAGTCTTGCAAGTCCAAGTGATGTTCCTCGCTGTGACATTTGTGAGAATGCACCTG CCTTCTTCTATTGCGAGACAGATGGAACTTCCCTTTGTTTGCAGTGTGATATCATTGTTCATGTTGGAGGTAAAAGAACACATGGAAGATACCTTCTTTTTAGGCAAAGAATTGAG TTTCCAGGAGATAAACCTGGTCATGCAGAAAGCCCAGTTTCCCATCCTTTGAATCCAGGTGGGACTAAGAGAGGAGCAAATCCACTACCCCAAATGAAATTGGGAGAAATACAACAAAATCACAGGATGGTTCCATCATCAGAAGCTGATGCAATGAGGGAAACCAAAATGATTGACTTGAACATGAAGCCTCACAAAATTGACGAACAAACATCAAATAATCAG CCATAA
- the LOC130711558 gene encoding kinesin-like protein KIN-7F has product MGSISGDEAMQDPAGSETEERIRVSVRVRPLNDKELTRNDLSEWECINDTTIMYRNNLSASERSLYPTAYTFDRVFRTDCPTRQVYEEASKEVALSVLSGINSSIFAYGQTSSGKTFTMSGITEYTVTDIFNYVEKHTEREFVLKFSAMEIYNESVRDLLSADSTPLRLLDDPEKGTVVEKLTEETLRDWDHFTELISFCETQRQIGETSLNEASSRSHQILRLTVESSAREFLGNGKSSSLTASVNFVDLAGSERVSQTNSAGTRLKEGCHINRSLLTLGTVIRKLSKGRNGHIPFRDSKLTRILQSSLGGNARTAIICTMSPARSHVEQSRNTLLFASCAKEVATNAKVNVVVSDKLLVKQLKRELARLESELRNSGSTGLKSDSAALLREKELQIEMLKNEVMDLTMQRDLAQSQIKDMLQVVGDDMSSTDFESSDPQYPKLRVRCSWDFDSQAVEPNLLSTDGLESVKSFDASQYSDGHSFSSEENYFQLPDLEKSLPIIRNSSPGLSVSSLDSVRNDLDQKTVEEQHDENLGDHCKEVICIESEDLITDTYPDSNPADVSQDIDTDSNASSPGANTAVSGLTEADNIDKENLDLCSSGIKENNEMNRSPQGSVLPSPKELCPWLVEKSASNSKPWKFTRSRSCKASLMKDSSSDWFDQEEIIQNTHPIGIEKDYIGIPEGFQRRTCTLNYNANAERLSWTGGYGNAMGNTSVDLDIIKSYTDKESYDDSDLSPARKSKKDLGSSNLLADHEVSETESQSDISAKKFKDVGLDPLQSDEEKQLHWSSEFERLQREIIELWHACNISLVHRTYFFLLFKGDPSDSIYMEVELRRLSYLKQNQPMENGRTLTPESSTRCLRRERQMLSKQMHRRLSKSERDNLYLKWGISKSSKHRRLQLAHRLWSETEDMNHIRESATIVAKLVGSVEPDQAFKEMFGLNFAPRGRRKKSFGWTSSMKHIL; this is encoded by the exons ACCGAGTATTTAGGACTGATTGTCCAACAAGGCAGGTGTACGAAGAAGCATCTAAGGAAGTTGCTCTTTCTGTGCTCAGTGGCATCAACT CAAGCATTTTTGCATATGGACAAACAAGCAGCGGAAAGACATTCACTATGAGTGGTATAACTGAGTACACTGTAACAGACATTTTTAACTACGTAGAAAAG cacACAGAAAGGGAATTTGTTTTGAAGTTCTCAGCTATGGAAATCTATAATGAATCTGTCAGGGACCTCCTTAGTGCTGACAGTACACCTCTCAGACTTCTTGATGATCCAGAG AAAGGGACAGTCGTAGAGAAACTCACTGAGGAAACTTTGCGGGACTGGGACCATTTTACAGAACTCATTTCTTTCTGTGAAA CACAAAGGCAGATAGGAGAGACATCCCTGAATGAAGCAAGCTCCAGATCACATCAGATTCTCAGACTG ACCGTTGAAAGTTCTGCACGTGAGTTTCTTGGAAATGGCAAATCGAGCTCTCTTACGGCTTCTGTG AATTTTGTTGATCTTGCTGGAAGTGAGCGTGTATCCCAAACTAATTCAGCTGGCACAAGGTTGAAAGAGGGATGCCACATAAATCGTAGCTTACTGACTCTAGGAACTGTTATCCGAAAACTAAG CAAGGGTCGAAATGGACATATCCCTTTCAGAGATTCCAAGCTAACCCGCATACTGCAGTCCTCATTAGGAGGCAACGCCAGAACGGCAATCATCTGTACCATGAGCCCTGCACGGAGCCATGTTGAACAAAGCAGAAACACCCTCTTATTTGCAAGTTGTGCTAAGGAagtggcaactaatgcaaaagTCAATGTAGTGGTGTCTGATAAATTGTTGGTGAAACAATTGAAAAGAGAGTTGGCTAGGCTGGAAAGTGAGTTGAGAAATTCAGGGTCAACCGGCCTTAAATCTGATTCTGCAGCATTGCTGAGGGAAAAAGAACTCCAAATTGAGATG TTAAAGAACGAGGTAATGGATCTGACTATGCAGCGGGACCTTGCTCAGTCTCAAATTAAGGACATGCTTCAAGTTGTTGGAGACGACATGTCCTCCACTGATTTC GAAAGTTCGGATCCTCAATATCCCAAATTACGTGTGCGGTGTTCATGGGACTTCGATAGCCAGGCAGTAGAACCAAATTTATTAAGTACTGACGGCTTGGAGAGTGTCAAATCTTTTGATGCTTCTCAATATTCAGATGGACATAGTTTTAGTTCTGAGGAGAACTATTTCCAACTCCCTGATCTGGAAAAAAGTCTTCCCATCATCAGGAATTCTTCCCCAGGGCTGTCTGTTTCAAGTCTCGATTCTGTAAGAAATGATTTAGATCAGAAGACAGTTGAAGAACAGCACGATGAAAATTTAGGCGACCATTGTAAGGAAGTTATCTGCATTGAGTCAGAGGACCTAATTACGGACACATATCCAGACTCAAATCCAGCAGATGTAAGTCAAGACATCGACACAGACTCTAATGCGTCATCTCCAGGGGCAAATACGGCTGTCTCAGGATTAACCGAAGCTGATAACATAGACAAAGAAAATCTAGATTTGTGTTCATCTGGTATAAAGGAAAACAATGAAATGAACCGTTCGCCCCAAGGTTCTGTTCTTCCCTCTCCTAAGGAATTATGTCCATGGCTGGTAGAAAAAAGTGCATCTAATTCTAAACCCTGGAAATTTACCAGAAGTAGAAGTTGTAAAGCAAGTCTCATGAAGGATTCATCTTCAGATTGGTTTGATCAGGAAGAAATTATTCAGAACACACACCCAATAGGGATCGAAAAAGACTACATTGGAATACCTGAGGGCTTTCAAAGGAGGACCTGTACACTAAACTATAATGCCAATGCTGAGAGGTTATCATGGACGGGTGGTTATGGGAATGCTATGGGAAATACTTCTGTCGATTTAGACATTATAAAATCCTACACCGATAAGGAAAGTTATGACGATAGTGATTTATCTCCagcaagaaagtcaaagaaagaTCTTGGAAGTTCAAATCTACTGGCGGACCATGAG GTTTCAGAGACAGAATCACAGTCGGATATTTCTGCAAAGAAGTTCAAAGATGTTGGCTTGGACCCATTGCAATCTGATGAGGAAAAGCAATTGCACTGGTCTTCAGAATTTGAACGGCTGCAACGAGAGATTATTGAACTCTGGCACGCTTGTAATATTTCATTGGTTCACAGGACTTACTTTTTCCTTCTATTCAAAGGAGACCCATCAGATTCTATCTATATGGAGGTAGAGCTCAGAAGGCTGTCCTATCTCAAGCAAAATCAGCCTATGGAAAATGGACGAACCCTTACCCCTGAATCAAG CACGAGATGTCTTCGAAGAGAGAGACAGATGTTGAGCAAGCAGATGCATAGGAGGCTGTCAAAATCTGAAAGAGACAACCTCTATTTGAAGTGGGGTATAAGTAAGAGTTCAAAGCATAGAAGGTTGCAATTGGCCCACCGCCTGTGGTCTGAAACAGAGGACATGAACCATATTAGAGAGAGTGCCACCATTGTGGCAAAGCTGGTTGGTTCAGTAgagccagatcaggcttttaAGGAGATGTTTGGGCTCAACTTCGCCCCACGGGGCAGAAGAAAGAAATCTTTTGGTTGGACCTCCAGCATGAAGCATATTTTGTGA